The proteins below come from a single Serratia fonticola genomic window:
- the yhbY gene encoding ribosome assembly RNA-binding protein YhbY, protein MNLNNKQKQHLKGLAHPLKPVVMLGNNGLTEGVLAEIELALEHHELIKVKIAAEDRETKTLIADAIVRETGACNVQVIGSTLILYRPSKERKITLPR, encoded by the coding sequence ATGAATCTGAATAATAAACAAAAACAACACCTGAAAGGCCTGGCACATCCGTTAAAACCGGTGGTCATGCTGGGTAATAACGGTCTCACCGAAGGGGTGTTGGCTGAAATTGAGCTGGCTCTGGAGCATCACGAGCTGATCAAAGTAAAAATTGCTGCCGAAGATCGCGAAACCAAAACCCTGATCGCCGACGCTATTGTGCGTGAAACGGGTGCCTGCAATGTGCAAGTGATCGGCAGTACGCTTATTCTTTACCGCCCGTCGAAAGAGCGCAAGATCACTTTGCCGCGCTAA
- the rlmE gene encoding 23S rRNA (uridine(2552)-2'-O)-methyltransferase RlmE — MANKKRSASSSRWLQEHFSDKYVLQAQKKGLRSRAWFKLDEIQQSDKLFKPGMTVVDLGAAPGGWSQYVVTQIGGNGRIIACDILPMDPIVGVDFLQGDFRDELVLKALLERVGDSKVQVVMSDMAPNMSGTPAVDIPKSMYLVELALEMCRDVLAPGGSFLVKVFQGDGFDEYLREIRSLFTKVKIRKPDASRARSREVYIVATGRKL; from the coding sequence ATGGCAAATAAAAAGCGTTCGGCCAGTTCCAGTCGCTGGCTCCAAGAACACTTTAGCGATAAATATGTGCTTCAGGCACAGAAAAAAGGGCTGCGCTCGCGCGCCTGGTTTAAACTTGATGAAATACAGCAAAGTGACAAACTGTTCAAGCCGGGTATGACGGTCGTTGATTTGGGGGCTGCACCGGGCGGTTGGTCGCAATATGTGGTAACCCAGATTGGTGGTAACGGGCGTATCATTGCCTGTGATATTTTGCCAATGGATCCTATCGTTGGCGTCGATTTCCTTCAGGGCGATTTTCGTGATGAACTGGTCCTCAAAGCACTGTTGGAACGTGTAGGTGATAGTAAGGTTCAGGTAGTCATGTCTGACATGGCCCCGAATATGAGCGGCACCCCGGCGGTCGATATCCCAAAATCGATGTATCTGGTGGAATTAGCACTGGAAATGTGTCGTGATGTTCTCGCACCAGGCGGTAGTTTCCTGGTGAAGGTGTTCCAGGGAGATGGTTTTGACGAGTACCTACGGGAAATTCGCTCCCTGTTTACGAAGGTTAAGATTCGTAAGCCAGACGCTTCTCGCGCACGTTCGCGTGAAGTGTACATTGTAGCGACAGGGCGGAAACTGTAG
- the ftsH gene encoding ATP-dependent zinc metalloprotease FtsH, which produces MAKNLILWLVIAVVLMSVFQSFGPSESNGRRVDYSTFMTELTQDQIREARINGREINVVRKDSNKYTTYIPVNDPKLLDTLLTKNVKVVGEPPEEPSLLASIFISWFPMLLLIGVWIFFMRQMQGGGGKGAMSFGKSKARMLTEDQIKTTFADVAGCDEAKEEVSELVDYLREPSRFQKLGGKIPKGVLMVGPPGTGKTLLAKAIAGEAKVPFFTISGSDFVEMFVGVGASRVRDMFEQAKKAAPCIIFIDEIDAVGRQRGAGLGGGHDEREQTLNQMLVEMDGFEGNEGIIVIAATNRPDVLDPALLRPGRFDRQVVVGLPDVRGREQILKVHSRRVPLAPDVDASVLARGTPGFSGADLANLVNEAALFAARGNKRVVSMVEFEKAKDKIMMGAERRSMVMTEAQKESTAYHEAGHAIIGRLVPEHDPVHKVTIIPRGRALGVTFFLPEGDAISASRQKLESQISTLYGGRLAEEIIYGPEKVSTGASNDIKVATSIARNMVTQWGFSEKLGPLLYAEEEGEVFLGRSVAKAKHMSDETARIIDQEVKSLIERNYIRARALLMENMDILHSMKDALMKYETIDAPQIDDLMNRKDVRPPAGWDDVAKSNNSDNGGTPKAPTPVDEPRTPNPGNTMSEQLDK; this is translated from the coding sequence ATGGCGAAAAACCTAATTCTCTGGCTAGTCATCGCGGTCGTTTTGATGTCGGTATTCCAGAGCTTTGGGCCCAGCGAGTCTAATGGCCGTAGGGTAGATTACTCTACCTTCATGACCGAACTGACCCAAGATCAGATCCGTGAAGCGCGCATTAATGGGCGTGAAATCAACGTTGTCCGTAAAGACAGCAACAAGTACACCACTTACATTCCGGTCAACGATCCGAAGTTGCTGGATACGTTGTTAACCAAAAACGTGAAAGTTGTTGGTGAGCCACCGGAAGAGCCAAGTTTGCTGGCTTCCATCTTTATTTCCTGGTTCCCAATGCTGTTGTTGATTGGGGTCTGGATCTTCTTCATGCGGCAAATGCAGGGCGGCGGCGGCAAGGGCGCGATGTCCTTCGGCAAGAGCAAGGCCCGCATGCTGACGGAAGACCAGATTAAAACCACTTTTGCCGACGTTGCAGGCTGTGACGAAGCAAAAGAAGAAGTGAGTGAACTGGTAGACTACCTGCGCGAACCGAGCCGTTTCCAGAAGCTGGGCGGTAAGATCCCGAAAGGCGTGCTGATGGTTGGCCCTCCGGGTACCGGTAAAACCCTGCTGGCGAAAGCGATTGCCGGAGAGGCGAAAGTCCCGTTCTTCACCATTTCCGGTTCTGACTTCGTCGAAATGTTCGTCGGTGTGGGTGCATCCCGCGTCCGTGACATGTTCGAACAGGCCAAGAAAGCGGCACCGTGCATCATCTTTATCGATGAAATCGACGCCGTAGGTCGCCAACGTGGTGCAGGTCTGGGCGGCGGTCACGATGAACGTGAGCAAACGCTGAACCAGATGCTGGTTGAGATGGACGGCTTTGAAGGCAACGAAGGCATTATCGTCATCGCGGCAACCAACCGTCCTGACGTACTGGACCCTGCGTTACTGCGTCCAGGCCGTTTCGACCGCCAAGTGGTGGTTGGGCTGCCAGACGTACGTGGCCGTGAGCAAATCCTGAAGGTGCACTCACGTCGTGTGCCGTTGGCGCCAGATGTTGATGCTTCTGTGCTTGCACGTGGTACTCCGGGCTTCTCCGGTGCGGACTTGGCCAACCTGGTCAACGAAGCGGCCCTGTTCGCAGCACGTGGCAACAAGCGCGTGGTGTCGATGGTGGAATTCGAAAAAGCCAAAGACAAGATCATGATGGGTGCGGAACGTCGCTCCATGGTGATGACGGAAGCACAGAAAGAATCGACCGCCTATCACGAAGCGGGCCACGCCATCATTGGCCGCCTGGTTCCTGAGCATGACCCGGTGCATAAAGTCACGATTATTCCTCGTGGCCGTGCGCTCGGCGTGACCTTCTTCCTGCCGGAAGGGGATGCGATCAGCGCCAGCCGTCAGAAGCTGGAAAGCCAAATTTCCACCCTGTACGGTGGCCGTCTGGCAGAAGAAATTATTTACGGGCCGGAAAAAGTCTCTACCGGTGCATCGAACGACATTAAAGTCGCTACCTCGATCGCCCGCAACATGGTGACCCAATGGGGCTTCTCAGAGAAGCTGGGGCCATTGCTGTATGCGGAAGAAGAGGGCGAGGTGTTCCTGGGCCGCTCCGTGGCCAAGGCGAAACACATGTCGGACGAAACCGCACGTATCATCGACCAGGAAGTCAAATCCCTGATTGAGCGCAACTACATTCGCGCACGTGCGTTGCTGATGGAAAACATGGACATCCTGCATTCGATGAAAGATGCACTGATGAAATATGAAACCATCGATGCACCACAAATCGACGACCTGATGAACCGTAAAGATGTGCGTCCGCCAGCAGGTTGGGACGACGTGGCGAAAAGCAACAACTCCGACAACGGTGGCACACCAAAAGCGCCAACGCCGGTAGATGAGCCGCGTACGCCAAACCCAGGCAACACCATGTCTGAACAGCTCGACAAGTAA
- the folP gene encoding dihydropteroate synthase, with protein sequence MQLTVRDQILDLNHPRVMGILNVTPDSFSDGGRHNSLNDALLHAHALISAGATMIDVGGESTRPGAAEVSEEEEIERVVPVVEALAQRFEIFISVDTSKAGVIRESAKAGAHLINDVRSLQEPGALQAAAESGLPVCLMHMQGEPRTMQQAPHYDDLMADVNAFFQQHIDRCIAGGIAKQKLLLDPGFGFGKNLAHNYQLLARLAEFHHFGLPLLVGMSRKSMIGQLLNVPPEQRVIGSVACAVIAAMQGAQIVRVHDVKETVEAMRVVEATLSAKG encoded by the coding sequence ATGCAGTTAACCGTGCGCGACCAAATCCTCGATCTTAACCATCCTCGAGTGATGGGGATCCTCAACGTTACCCCAGACTCCTTCTCTGACGGCGGGCGACATAATTCGCTGAATGATGCTCTGCTGCATGCGCATGCGCTGATTTCGGCGGGTGCAACGATGATAGATGTAGGGGGCGAGTCCACGCGCCCGGGTGCTGCCGAAGTCAGTGAAGAAGAAGAGATTGAGCGCGTCGTGCCGGTAGTTGAAGCCTTGGCGCAGCGGTTTGAGATTTTTATCTCGGTGGATACCTCAAAAGCCGGCGTGATCCGCGAATCCGCCAAAGCTGGCGCGCATCTGATCAACGACGTTCGCTCATTGCAGGAGCCTGGTGCGCTGCAGGCAGCCGCCGAAAGCGGTCTGCCAGTGTGCCTGATGCACATGCAAGGCGAGCCGCGTACCATGCAACAGGCACCACATTACGATGACCTGATGGCGGACGTTAATGCGTTTTTCCAGCAGCATATCGACCGCTGTATTGCAGGCGGCATAGCAAAACAGAAATTGTTACTCGACCCAGGCTTCGGTTTCGGTAAGAATTTAGCGCATAATTATCAGCTTCTGGCCCGATTGGCGGAATTTCATCACTTTGGCTTGCCACTGTTGGTGGGGATGTCGCGTAAATCGATGATTGGGCAGCTATTGAATGTCCCACCCGAACAGCGGGTTATCGGCAGCGTGGCCTGTGCGGTGATTGCCGCGATGCAGGGGGCGCAGATAGTCAGAGTGCATGATGTCAAAGAAACCGTCGAGGCGATGCGTGTCGTCGAGGCAACACTTTCAGCTAAGGGATAG
- the glmM gene encoding phosphoglucosamine mutase — MSERKYFGTDGIRGKVGDSPITPEFVLKLGWAAGKVLARHGSRKIIIGKDTRISGYMLESALEAGLAAAGLSASFTGPMPTPAVAYLTRTFRAEAGIVISASHNPFYDNGIKFFSIDGAKLPDDVEEAIEAEMEKPLTCVESAELGKASRIVDAAGRYIEFCKGTFPSELSLNGLKIVVDCANGATYHIAPSVLRELGATVIAIGCEPDGMNINEECGATDVRQLQARVLEEQAHVGLAFDGDGDRVMMVDHLGNKVDGDQILYIIAREGLRQGQLRGGAVGTLMSNMGLELALKQLGIPFARAKVGDRYVLEKLQELGWRIGAENSGHVILLDKTTTGDGIVAGLQVLTAIVRNNMSLHDLCSGMKLLPQILVNVRFVGEHNPLESEAVLKVAEQVEAELAGRGRVLLRKSGTEPLIRVMVEGEDEQQVIALAHRIADAVKLAG; from the coding sequence ATGAGCGAACGCAAATACTTTGGTACCGACGGCATTCGTGGCAAGGTGGGTGACAGCCCGATAACCCCTGAGTTCGTCCTCAAGCTGGGTTGGGCGGCCGGTAAGGTATTGGCGCGCCATGGTTCCCGCAAAATCATCATCGGTAAAGATACCCGAATCTCTGGCTATATGCTGGAGTCGGCGTTGGAAGCCGGGCTGGCGGCGGCGGGGCTGTCCGCTTCGTTTACCGGCCCGATGCCAACCCCAGCGGTAGCTTATCTGACCCGAACGTTCCGTGCGGAAGCCGGGATCGTGATTTCTGCCTCACATAACCCATTTTACGATAACGGCATCAAGTTCTTCTCCATCGACGGCGCCAAACTGCCTGACGATGTGGAGGAAGCGATTGAAGCGGAAATGGAAAAACCGCTGACCTGCGTCGAATCTGCCGAGTTGGGTAAAGCCAGCCGCATTGTCGATGCCGCAGGGCGCTATATCGAATTCTGTAAAGGCACCTTCCCGAGCGAACTGAGCCTGAACGGGCTGAAGATCGTGGTGGACTGCGCCAACGGTGCTACCTATCACATTGCCCCAAGCGTTTTGCGTGAGCTGGGTGCCACGGTGATCGCTATCGGCTGTGAGCCGGATGGCATGAACATCAACGAAGAGTGTGGCGCTACCGATGTGCGTCAACTGCAGGCGCGCGTGTTGGAAGAACAGGCACATGTTGGCCTGGCCTTTGATGGCGATGGCGACCGCGTGATGATGGTGGATCACCTGGGTAACAAGGTCGACGGCGATCAGATCCTTTACATTATCGCTCGTGAAGGCCTGCGCCAGGGGCAACTGCGCGGTGGTGCTGTGGGGACCCTGATGAGCAACATGGGCCTGGAGCTGGCACTGAAGCAGCTCGGTATCCCGTTTGCCCGTGCCAAGGTGGGAGACCGTTACGTACTGGAAAAACTGCAAGAGCTGGGCTGGCGCATTGGGGCGGAAAACTCCGGCCACGTGATCCTGCTGGACAAAACCACCACCGGGGACGGTATCGTCGCTGGCCTGCAAGTGTTGACGGCAATCGTGCGGAATAACATGAGCCTGCACGACCTGTGCAGCGGTATGAAATTACTGCCACAGATCCTGGTCAACGTGCGCTTTGTCGGTGAGCATAACCCACTGGAGTCAGAGGCGGTGTTGAAGGTCGCTGAGCAGGTCGAAGCCGAATTGGCGGGTCGTGGCCGTGTACTGCTGCGTAAATCGGGCACTGAACCGCTGATCCGCGTGATGGTGGAAGGCGAAGATGAACAGCAGGTTATCGCGTTGGCGCACCGTATCGCCGATGCGGTCAAGCTGGCAGGTTAA
- the secG gene encoding preprotein translocase subunit SecG, with protein sequence MYEALLVIFLLISIGLVALIMLQQGKGADMGASFGAGASGTFFGSTGSGNFMTRMTAVLATLFFVISLILGNLSTNQGKKGSEWENLGQPAQTEQTSTPAAPAKPVSDIPQ encoded by the coding sequence ATGTACGAAGCTCTTCTGGTAATTTTCTTGCTGATATCGATCGGGCTAGTCGCTCTGATCATGCTACAGCAAGGTAAAGGCGCTGATATGGGAGCCTCATTCGGAGCAGGTGCTTCTGGCACATTCTTCGGATCGACCGGTTCAGGCAACTTTATGACCCGCATGACGGCTGTTCTGGCGACGCTGTTCTTCGTCATCAGTCTGATCCTGGGCAACCTGAGCACCAATCAGGGCAAGAAAGGCAGCGAGTGGGAAAACCTGGGTCAGCCAGCGCAAACTGAGCAGACTAGCACTCCGGCAGCACCAGCTAAGCCGGTCAGTGATATCCCGCAGTAA
- the rimP gene encoding ribosome maturation factor RimP gives MSTLEQKLTEMLSAPVEALGFELVGIEFIRARQSTLRIYIDSDNGINVDDCADVSHQVSAVLDVEDPITVAYNLEVSSPGLERPMFTAEHYQRFLGDEVSVVLRMAIQNRRKWQGIIKSVEGEMITVTVDGKDEVFALSNIQKANLVPHF, from the coding sequence TTGTCCACATTAGAGCAAAAATTAACAGAGATGCTTTCCGCACCGGTAGAGGCGTTGGGCTTTGAGCTCGTAGGCATCGAATTTATTCGGGCGCGCCAATCGACACTACGCATCTATATTGATAGTGACAACGGAATCAATGTTGATGATTGCGCTGATGTCAGCCACCAGGTCAGCGCTGTACTGGACGTCGAAGATCCGATCACGGTCGCTTACAACCTGGAAGTCTCCTCTCCTGGCCTTGAGCGCCCTATGTTTACCGCGGAACACTATCAACGTTTTCTCGGTGACGAAGTCAGCGTTGTTCTGCGTATGGCGATACAAAACCGCCGCAAATGGCAGGGCATCATCAAGTCTGTAGAAGGCGAGATGATCACGGTTACTGTGGATGGGAAAGATGAAGTGTTCGCGCTGAGCAATATTCAGAAAGCGAACCTGGTACCCCACTTTTAA